From one Azospirillum sp. TSH100 genomic stretch:
- a CDS encoding SLC13 family permease codes for MTLQQFMSFALVGIVVAMLVWNRWRFDVVAVLALLAGVFLGLIPAKDAFSGFADDIVIIIASALIVSAGIARSGVIDALVRPVAAKLSTPTRQIAFLCGSVAFISALMKNIGALAIFLPITMQLARRHRTGAHRVLMPMAFASLMGGLMTLVGTSPNIIVSRVRTEIVGQPFAMFDYLPVGLGITVIGLLFLMVGWRLLPQDRSGARSAEETFAVENYASEMRLPGSSSFVGRTVRDVEALAEGEARVIGLIRERFRRYVPDRHWTLIADDVLVLEGDAPALQRLVQGASLEPLGILEGVEGELLAVEAVVTPDSPFAGNSDRQLDLRRRFGVSLLAVSRTGERIARRLRHVMFREGDLLLLQVPAERYPDALADAGLIPLAERRLQIGRRRPAWVPVGILVITMLVLAFHLAPLAVTFLAAAAAMIVTGVLSVEDAYHAVEWPIIVLLAALIPVSGTLESTGATQVISTLLANAARGLPAVACVTLIMAAAMAVTPFLNNAATVLVMAPIGAGVAQQLGLSPDPFLMAVAVGAGSDFLTPIGHQCNTLVMGPGGYRFGDYPRLGVPLSLIILALGTWLIVMVWPLSG; via the coding sequence ATGACCCTTCAGCAGTTCATGTCCTTCGCGCTGGTGGGCATCGTGGTGGCGATGCTGGTCTGGAACAGGTGGCGGTTCGATGTGGTTGCGGTGCTGGCCCTGCTGGCCGGCGTGTTCCTCGGGCTGATCCCGGCGAAGGACGCCTTTTCCGGCTTCGCCGACGACATCGTCATCATCATCGCCTCCGCGCTGATCGTCAGCGCCGGGATCGCCCGGTCGGGGGTGATCGATGCCCTGGTGCGTCCGGTCGCGGCCAAGCTGAGCACGCCGACGCGGCAAATCGCCTTCCTGTGCGGGTCGGTCGCCTTCATATCGGCGCTGATGAAGAACATCGGTGCGCTCGCCATCTTCCTGCCGATCACCATGCAGCTCGCGCGGCGGCACCGCACCGGCGCGCACCGGGTGCTGATGCCGATGGCCTTCGCCTCGCTGATGGGTGGGCTGATGACGCTGGTCGGCACTTCTCCAAACATCATCGTGTCCCGTGTGCGCACGGAGATCGTCGGGCAGCCCTTCGCCATGTTCGATTACCTGCCGGTCGGGCTGGGCATCACGGTGATCGGGCTGCTGTTCCTGATGGTCGGCTGGCGTCTGCTGCCGCAGGACCGCAGCGGCGCCCGTTCGGCGGAGGAAACCTTCGCGGTTGAGAACTATGCCAGCGAGATGCGACTGCCGGGCTCCTCCTCCTTCGTCGGCCGCACCGTCCGCGACGTCGAAGCGCTGGCCGAAGGCGAGGCGCGGGTGATCGGCCTGATCCGCGAGCGCTTCCGCCGCTATGTGCCCGACAGGCATTGGACCCTGATAGCCGACGACGTGCTGGTGCTGGAGGGCGACGCCCCGGCCCTGCAACGCCTCGTCCAGGGGGCCTCGTTGGAGCCGCTCGGCATCCTTGAGGGCGTTGAGGGCGAACTGCTGGCGGTGGAGGCGGTGGTGACACCGGACTCGCCGTTCGCCGGCAATTCCGACCGCCAGCTCGACCTGCGGCGGCGTTTCGGCGTCAGCCTGTTGGCGGTCAGCCGGACGGGGGAGCGCATCGCGCGCCGACTGCGCCATGTGATGTTCCGCGAGGGCGACCTGCTGTTGTTGCAGGTGCCGGCCGAGCGCTATCCCGATGCGCTGGCCGATGCCGGTCTGATTCCGCTGGCCGAGCGCCGCCTGCAGATCGGCCGGCGCCGGCCGGCCTGGGTGCCGGTGGGCATCCTGGTCATCACGATGCTGGTCCTCGCCTTTCATCTTGCACCACTGGCGGTCACCTTCCTGGCGGCGGCGGCGGCGATGATCGTCACCGGCGTTCTGAGCGTCGAGGACGCTTATCACGCGGTGGAATGGCCGATCATCGTCCTGCTGGCGGCACTGATCCCGGTTAGCGGCACGCTGGAGAGCACCGGGGCGACCCAGGTGATCTCCACCCTGCTGGCCAATGCTGCGCGTGGCCTGCCGGCAGTGGCCTGCGTAACGCTGATCATGGCGGCGGCGATGGCGGTGACCCCCTTCCTGAACAATGCGGCGACGGTGCTGGTGATGGCGCCGATCGGCGCGGGCGTGGCGCAGCAGCTTGGGCTGAGCCCCGATCCCTTCCTGATGGCGGTGGCGGTCGGGGCCGGCAGCGATTTCCTGACCCCCATCGGCCACCAGTGCAATACGCTGGTGATGGGGCCGGGCGGTTACCGGTTCGGCGATTACCCGCGGCTGGGCGTGCCGCTGTCGCTGATCATCCTGGCGCTGGGCACCTGGCTGATCGTCATGGTCTGGCCGCTGAGCGGCTGA
- a CDS encoding diguanylate cyclase: MKRVWVATTLGLILLLNGVLGGLLSAERQASVQSMEDVASLATAHSAEHMDELMEIADRTISVVSEFLRVSDRIKDLEEVEIHRLLVHQHRISPFLRSLFIASPDGRLKYDSRTPRPAAVDLSDRDYVQHHLTGGADILFIGKPVVSRITGEWGVPVSRRVEDRFGRLVGIVTAALDPEIFSSMLEASPLPEGMRAAIVSPSGFVFSCLPSLDCLGRSAADWPLFLQHIQDPGMTASTMRGSILPGVAGPGAYQVSPRYGIIAAANIETREAIAGWLSRLPVYFALDLVLSGGGAALSVVLYRQVIRRRRAMHELAEANAQLEQRVAERTAALQRSEERLTAFVTTARDAMLVVDGSGSIQFFNPAATVLFGYAAEDVIGRTIDLLLPGQLSDQQDLGRFASHGWGRQDAVRELVARHRSGVEFPVELTLGASHSGGESIYVGVLRDIRERKLQEERLWQLANLDPLTGLLNRRAFMERGAALLEEGWRLSRPVSVLMVDADHFKAVNDGFGHQAGDDVLRTLADILKSAVRGGDLIGRLGGEEFAIILPGADGADADRIAERLLADVRQAQVPVAGRMLAITVSIGISVTRRRSTLDDLLAAADRALYAAKTAGRDRRAMAA; encoded by the coding sequence ATGAAGCGGGTATGGGTCGCTACGACCCTCGGACTGATCCTCCTGTTGAACGGCGTGCTCGGCGGCCTGCTCTCGGCTGAACGCCAGGCCAGTGTCCAGTCCATGGAGGATGTGGCTTCGCTTGCCACGGCGCACAGCGCCGAGCACATGGACGAATTGATGGAGATCGCCGACCGCACGATATCGGTGGTGTCGGAATTCCTACGGGTTTCTGACAGGATCAAGGATCTCGAAGAAGTCGAGATCCACCGGCTTCTGGTCCATCAGCACCGGATTTCCCCTTTTCTGCGAAGCCTTTTCATCGCCTCGCCGGATGGGCGTTTGAAATACGACTCACGCACGCCGCGACCGGCCGCAGTCGACCTGTCTGATCGGGACTATGTTCAACATCATCTGACCGGCGGTGCGGACATCCTGTTCATCGGAAAGCCTGTGGTCAGCCGGATAACCGGCGAATGGGGCGTGCCTGTCAGTCGCCGCGTCGAGGACCGGTTCGGACGCCTCGTCGGGATCGTCACCGCCGCACTCGATCCGGAGATATTTTCTTCGATGCTGGAAGCCTCACCGTTGCCGGAAGGGATGCGGGCGGCGATCGTCTCGCCGTCCGGCTTCGTGTTCAGCTGCCTGCCAAGCCTGGACTGCCTCGGCCGATCGGCCGCCGACTGGCCACTGTTTCTCCAGCATATTCAGGATCCCGGGATGACCGCCAGCACCATGCGGGGCTCCATCCTGCCGGGTGTGGCCGGCCCCGGCGCCTATCAGGTCAGCCCCCGCTACGGCATCATCGCGGCGGCCAACATCGAAACGCGGGAGGCGATCGCCGGCTGGCTTAGCCGCCTGCCCGTCTATTTCGCGCTGGATCTGGTGCTGAGCGGCGGTGGGGCGGCGCTGTCCGTCGTTCTGTACCGGCAGGTCATCCGGCGGCGGCGGGCCATGCACGAGCTTGCGGAGGCGAACGCCCAACTGGAACAGCGCGTGGCGGAGCGCACGGCCGCCTTGCAGCGCAGCGAAGAAAGGTTGACCGCCTTCGTGACCACCGCGCGCGACGCCATGCTGGTGGTCGATGGTTCCGGTAGCATCCAGTTTTTCAACCCGGCCGCGACAGTCCTGTTCGGCTATGCCGCCGAAGACGTGATCGGCCGGACCATCGACCTGCTGCTGCCGGGGCAACTGAGCGACCAACAGGATCTGGGCCGGTTTGCGAGCCATGGATGGGGGCGGCAGGACGCCGTCCGCGAACTGGTCGCGCGTCATCGCAGCGGCGTGGAGTTCCCGGTCGAACTCACGCTCGGGGCATCCCACAGTGGTGGAGAGTCGATCTACGTCGGTGTTCTTCGCGACATCCGCGAGCGCAAGCTGCAGGAGGAGAGGCTGTGGCAGCTTGCCAACCTGGATCCGCTGACCGGGCTGCTGAACCGCCGCGCCTTCATGGAGCGCGGTGCCGCCCTGCTTGAGGAGGGATGGCGCTTGAGCCGGCCGGTCAGCGTCCTGATGGTCGACGCTGATCATTTCAAAGCGGTCAATGACGGCTTCGGTCATCAGGCCGGTGACGATGTGTTGCGCACGCTTGCCGACATTTTGAAATCGGCGGTGCGCGGTGGCGATCTGATCGGGCGGCTGGGCGGTGAAGAGTTCGCCATCATCCTGCCGGGTGCCGATGGTGCGGACGCCGACCGCATAGCCGAGCGCCTGCTGGCGGACGTCCGTCAGGCCCAGGTGCCAGTGGCAGGCCGGATGCTCGCCATCACCGTCAGTATCGGCATCAGCGTGACGCGGCGGCGCAGCACGCTGGACGATCTGCTGGCGGCGGCCGATCGGGCGCTGTATGCGGCCAAGACCGCGGGTCGCGACCGGCGGGCCATGGCAGCCTGA